The window AAAGGATAAACACATTCGAGCCAACGATTCGCATGGTGATATTTTGTATTGGCCAATCCTTTCGGTTTTCACTTATTTGGAACGAACTGGTGACACTTCTCTACTTTCGGAAGTTGGAAACAATCGAAGTATTTTAGAAGGGATTGAACTCACGCTAAAAGAAATTACGAATCGATTCATTCCGAATACAGTATTACCTAAGTATGGAAATGGTGACTGGAATGATTCGATGCAACCGAAAGAAGAAAGTTTTCGTAATGAGGCCGTGAGTCCTTGGACAGCGGAATTACAATCCATTCTCTTTCAAAAAGCAGAATGGTTTTATCAAATGTTAGGAAATAAAGAAAAGGAATCCTATTACGTTTCGATAACTCAGACTTTAAAGAATCAAATCCGAAAGGAATGTATGGATTCGGGGATCATCGCAGGTCTCGTTCATTTTTCACCCAATCATTCAAAACAATTTTTATTACACCCAAACGATCAATTCTCCACCATTCAATACAGTATTTTGCCAATGATTTATGGGATCCTTTCTGATGTATTTACTTTAGAAGAAGCGGAATCTCATTTAACAGTGATCAAAAACCACCTAACAGGTCCCGATGGAGTTCGGTTATTTGACAAACCTGTTCCTTATCAAAATGGGAAGTCAACATTTTTCAAACGTGCCGAAACTGCTAGTTATTTTGGACGGGAAATTGGACTGATGTACACACATGCTCACCTCAGGTATTGCGAAGCACTCGCCCACATGGGTAAATCAGATGAATTTTTTAACCAACTCAATTTGACAAATCCAATTGGAATTACAAAAAGAATTCCCAATTGCCGCATCAGACAAGCAAACTGTTATTATTCGAGCTCCGATGCTGTCTTTTTGAACCGATCTGATGCAAGTTCCAATTATGAAAAACTCATCCAAGGAAAAATCCCCTTGGAAGGTGGTTGGCGAGTGTATTCTAGTGGACCAGGAATTTTTCTAAAATTATTTTATGAATCGTTATTAGGAATCCAAATTTACCACGATGGATTGATTTTGGATCCGATGTTGTCGATTGCATTTCATGGACTGAAAGTTGATTTCGAAATATTTTCTATTCAATTTAGACTGAGTTATGAAATAACATCTAACAAAGGCCTCATCCACTCAGTCACAATGAATGGAAAACCAATCGAAACTCTACGAATGCCAAATCAGTATAGAATGGGTGGTCTCAAACTTTCAAAAGATGACTTATGCAAAGAAAGAAAAGAAGGGACGAATTCATTGGAAATTTTCATTCAATAAAAAAAAACGCACGAGTGGTATCCCACCCGCGCGTTTTCCGATTTTTCCTTTGATAAAGGAATGTTAAATGGCGTTTTTGCCTTTTTCGCCAGTTCTGATTCGAATCACTTCTTCTAATGGAGTGATAAAAATTTTACCATCACCAATTTTACCGTCACCACTTTTTGCTGCTTTTAAGATCGCATCCACTGTTGGTTTTACGAATTCATCGTTGACTGCTATTTCCAATCTTACTTTTCTAAGTAAATTTACAGTGTATTCGTGACCACGGAAAACTTCTGTTTTTCCTTTTTGTTGTCCGTAACCTTGAACATCAGATACTGTCAAACGATAGATTTCGTTTTTGGTTAACTCAGCTTTTACTTCTTCCAACTTATGTGGTTGAATGATTGCAATGATCATTTTCATAATGTTAAACTCCTATTCCCTTAACCACGAACTCGGATATTAAAATCAGGGTAAGCTTCTGCTCCGTGTTCCCCTAGATCCAATCCACTTAATTCTTCTTCTTCACTCACTCGGATTCCACCAGCAAGTTTTAATACAAACCACAATATGAAGGAAACAACAAATGTAAATCCACCGATTGCTAAAATTCCATAAAGTTGTGTTAAGAAAGATGGAACGTCGACTCCAGCAGGAGATCCTTCGTATCCAAAAATGGCAACTGCAAGAGTTCCCCAAATACCACATACTAAGTGAACGGATGTTGCTCCAACAGGGTCATCAATTTTCATTTTATCAAAAAATAATACGGACAGAACCACAAGTACACCTGACACAGCGCCGATGATTGCTGCTGAAGTTGGACTTACGATAGCACAAGGTGCTGTAATCCCAACAAGCCCAGCGAGGGTTCCGTTTAGAATCATACCTAAATCAGGTTTTTTTAAAATGATCCATGCAGTGACAGTAGATGCAAGTGCACCTAATGCAGCAGAGATATTTGTAGTTACGATGACGTGCGCCATAACACTTCCATCACCTACTCCCATCGTTGAACCAGGGTTAAATCCAAACCAACCTAGCCATAGGATGAGTGTTCCGAGCGCCGCAGATGTCATATTGTGACCAAGGATTGGTTTGATACGACCATCTGGTAAAAATTTCCCTTTTCTAGCACCAAGTACGATGGCACCAGCTAGAGCCGCCCATCCACCTACTGAGTGTACTACGGTAGATCCAGCAAAGTCATGAAAACCAAGACCTGCTAACCAACCGCCACCCCATACCCAGTGACCTGTGAAAGGATACATCACAGCTACAAGGATAAATGAGAAAATTAAGAAGGAATGGAATTTAATTCGTTCAGCAACAGCTCCCGATACAATCGTTGCAGCAGTTGCAGCGAATACCAATTGGAAGAAAAATTTTGCAAGAAGAGGAACACCAGTCCAATTCATTGAAGAATAAACACCTTTATAGTCATCCCCAAGTGCAGGTGAGTTATCAAGTCCAGTTAAAAAGAAAACTCCTTCTGTCGCATAATATGGAGTTCCATCACCAAACATCAAACCCCAACCGATTGCCCAATACGAGAATGTAGCGGCAGCAAATACGATGAAGTTTTTTGCTAAAATGTTAACTGTGTTTTTCGATTGTGCAAATCCAGATTCTACTAATGCAAACCCAGCATTCATAAAGAACACCAACATACCTGCAACTAACACCCATAATGTGTCAAGACCTACAGTTAATGTTTGGATTGCTTTTGCTGTTTCTTCTGCTGGGCTCACGACGGTTGCAGCTTCATCTGCAAAAAGGAACATCGGAACGACCAGGAGAAGGAAGGCGATTGATTTGAAATATTGTTTCATATTGCCATGTATCCTTTCCATGTTATTTGCTGAATTAGGATGCAAGATTGGTACCCGCAGGCAAAATTTAGGAATTTTTCCAGGAAAAAAACGAAAGGTTGCTTATAAACCCTCCAAATTGCCCTAAAAGCTATGGGGCGAATGGAATCGAGACCCAATTCCATTCTGATCCAATGCTCATTTTGACTAAATGCGAAACAGATAGCTTAATGAGTAAGCATTTCGCTCCTTCGTTTACTAGACATGAAAAAATTCCAAGGCAAGGAAACCTCAGTCCCCCTCTAATAGGAGTGAAATCCGATCGAATCCGAGTCTGTAATGAAAAACCCATCCAATTAGAAAAATCCTATGTACTTTATTGGATGCAAGCTTACAGGCGTTTTGATGCCAACCACGCTTTTAATCATGCCGTCAACTTAGCGAAAGAATTAAACAAAGAACTAATTGTTTATGAAGGGCTCCGAATGGATTACCCTTGGAATTCCGAACGAATCCATCAGTTTATCCTAGAAGGAATGATAGAGAACCAAACAAGAGCAGACGAACTTGAGATCAAATATTGGCCCTTTGTGGAAACACCAAAAAATCTTGGGAAAGGACTTCTCAAAGAGATTTCAGAGAATGCCTCTGTGGTGGTAACGGATGATTTTCCTTGTTTTATCATTCCGGAACAAACTGAAAAATTAGCCAAAAAAATCCATTGTCAACTTCTCGCCATTGATGGGAACTCCCTCATCCCCTTCTCACGATTTGCAAAACAAGCAAGTGCTGCTCGCATCCTTCGATTATGGATCCACAAAGAACTGAACCGAGAGTTTCCAAAAATGAATACGATCATTTGGAAGAATGAAGATCTTTCAAAACTCAATGGAAAAACAAATCCACCAGAACGAATTGGACTTCCAAAATCAATTGATGGTATTTTAAAACTCATTCCCTTCCAAAATATAGTTTCTCCAGTGAAAGGTGTAAAAGGAGGTAGAAACGAAGCATTACGTTTGTTAAATGATTTTTTGAAACACAAATTAGATTTATATCTTACCAAAAGGTCGGAACCAAACCGACCAGAACTCACAGCAACAAGTGGGCTTTCCCCTTATTTACATTTTGGTTGGATTGGCCTTGATGAAATATTTGTTGCGGTATTAAAACATAGTGCTAAAGGAAAATGGAATCCAGAACGAATGAGTCATGAGAAACCAGGAGATCGAGAACATTTTTATTCTCCATCAGTTTCGGCTAACCATTTTTTGGACGAACTCATTACTTGGCGAGATATTGGGTATTTATTTTTTTGGAAGGACAAACCAAAACAAATCAATTTGAGCCACTTACCTGATTGGGTAAAAACTAATTTTCAAAAACACCAAAATGACCATAGAGAGTATGTTTATACCTTAGAACAATTTGAATCCGCCAAAACCCATGATGAACTTTGGAATGCAGCCCAGACAGAACTGGTCAAAACAGGAAAAATCCATAATTATATGCGAATGTTATGGGGGAAAAAAGTCATCGAATGGTCAAAAACCTATGAGGAAGCATTTTTCATCTTAGAACATCTTAATAACAAGTATGCGTATGATGGTAGGAATCCAAATTCCTACACAGGAATCTTATGGTGTTTTGGACTCTTTGATCGGCCTTGGTTTCCCGAACGAAATGTATTTGGAAATGTACGTTTTATGTCTTCCGATTCAACAAAAAAGAAGTTTAAACTGAATTCCTATTTGGAGTATATTGGTGAACTGAGTGGCAAATCCAACTCACTCTTCCCATGACAGACCCGACAAAACCCATATTTGAAGAAGAAACAAGTTTAAAAACGGATTCGGTTTATTCCTATTTTGTCATTTTATTCAATGATTCAATCCATGAATTTGCCTATGTGGAAGATTGTTTGATGAAATTATGTTTTAAAACCAAACGAGATGCTAAAAAAATTGCGATCGAAGCGCATACCAATGGTAAAGCGATTTGTTTTCAAGGTAGTATGGAAGAATGTGAGACTGTTGCAGAAAATATGACAAACGCCCAACTAACCGTGAGTTTTGGAGTATGAAACAAACAAAAGAATTATTCATCGAAGCATTAAACAAAGAAAAAGATCCTAAAAAAGCGAAATTTTTTCCACGTTTTTTCAAAACAGGACCTGGTGAATATGGAGAAGGTGACCAGTTCCTAGGAGTCACTGTTCCCAAACAAAGAATGATTGCCAAAAAATTTGCACAATCACTTTCATTGGAAGATTTACAATCGCTCATCTCCTCCCCATTTCATGAAGTTCGTTTGGCAACACTCTTCGTTCTGATCCTAAAATTCCAATTTAAAAAAGCCACTGAAGAGGATCAAATGGCGATCGTTCAATTTTATCTTAAAAATACGAAATACATCAATAACTGGGATTTGGTGGATGCTAGTGCCGATAAAATCCTAGGTGAGTATTTTTTTCAAAAAGACAAAACGACGATCCTTAAATTGAAAAACTCGAAGGATTTATGGGAGAATCGTATCATTATTTTAAGTACATTTTATTGGATTCGAAAAGGTCATTTCACCGAAACAATTTCTTTATGTGAGTTTTTTTTGAACCACCCGCATGATCTCATACACAAGGCTACAGGATGGATGTTACGTGAGATTGGAAAACGTGATTTAAACATTTTAATCCAATTTTTGAATGCATACGTAACCAAAATGCCTCGTACTATGCTGCGTTATGCGATAGAAAAACTTCCTCCTTCTGAAAGGAGAAAGTGGTTGGATCTAAAAAAAGAAAT of the Leptospira biflexa serovar Patoc strain 'Patoc 1 (Paris)' genome contains:
- a CDS encoding ammonium transporter, yielding MKQYFKSIAFLLLVVPMFLFADEAATVVSPAEETAKAIQTLTVGLDTLWVLVAGMLVFFMNAGFALVESGFAQSKNTVNILAKNFIVFAAATFSYWAIGWGLMFGDGTPYYATEGVFFLTGLDNSPALGDDYKGVYSSMNWTGVPLLAKFFFQLVFAATAATIVSGAVAERIKFHSFLIFSFILVAVMYPFTGHWVWGGGWLAGLGFHDFAGSTVVHSVGGWAALAGAIVLGARKGKFLPDGRIKPILGHNMTSAALGTLILWLGWFGFNPGSTMGVGDGSVMAHVIVTTNISAALGALASTVTAWIILKKPDLGMILNGTLAGLVGITAPCAIVSPTSAAIIGAVSGVLVVLSVLFFDKMKIDDPVGATSVHLVCGIWGTLAVAIFGYEGSPAGVDVPSFLTQLYGILAIGGFTFVVSFILWFVLKLAGGIRVSEEEELSGLDLGEHGAEAYPDFNIRVRG
- a CDS encoding P-II family nitrogen regulator produces the protein MKMIIAIIQPHKLEEVKAELTKNEIYRLTVSDVQGYGQQKGKTEVFRGHEYTVNLLRKVRLEIAVNDEFVKPTVDAILKAAKSGDGKIGDGKIFITPLEEVIRIRTGEKGKNAI
- a CDS encoding DNA alkylation repair protein, giving the protein MKQTKELFIEALNKEKDPKKAKFFPRFFKTGPGEYGEGDQFLGVTVPKQRMIAKKFAQSLSLEDLQSLISSPFHEVRLATLFVLILKFQFKKATEEDQMAIVQFYLKNTKYINNWDLVDASADKILGEYFFQKDKTTILKLKNSKDLWENRIIILSTFYWIRKGHFTETISLCEFFLNHPHDLIHKATGWMLREIGKRDLNILIQFLNAYVTKMPRTMLRYAIEKLPPSERRKWLDLKKEI
- a CDS encoding deoxyribodipyrimidine photo-lyase; amino-acid sequence: MQAYRRFDANHAFNHAVNLAKELNKELIVYEGLRMDYPWNSERIHQFILEGMIENQTRADELEIKYWPFVETPKNLGKGLLKEISENASVVVTDDFPCFIIPEQTEKLAKKIHCQLLAIDGNSLIPFSRFAKQASAARILRLWIHKELNREFPKMNTIIWKNEDLSKLNGKTNPPERIGLPKSIDGILKLIPFQNIVSPVKGVKGGRNEALRLLNDFLKHKLDLYLTKRSEPNRPELTATSGLSPYLHFGWIGLDEIFVAVLKHSAKGKWNPERMSHEKPGDREHFYSPSVSANHFLDELITWRDIGYLFFWKDKPKQINLSHLPDWVKTNFQKHQNDHREYVYTLEQFESAKTHDELWNAAQTELVKTGKIHNYMRMLWGKKVIEWSKTYEEAFFILEHLNNKYAYDGRNPNSYTGILWCFGLFDRPWFPERNVFGNVRFMSSDSTKKKFKLNSYLEYIGELSGKSNSLFP
- a CDS encoding ATP-dependent Clp protease adaptor ClpS, which gives rise to MTDPTKPIFEEETSLKTDSVYSYFVILFNDSIHEFAYVEDCLMKLCFKTKRDAKKIAIEAHTNGKAICFQGSMEECETVAENMTNAQLTVSFGV